The Conger conger unplaced genomic scaffold, fConCon1.1 SCAFFOLD_61, whole genome shotgun sequence genomic sequence AATCCCCCCCCAATTTACAAATCTCAGTGTTAACCTGAAATTATTTGCGCCCATAAAAGTCTGTAAAAAAACTCAACCGTTTTTAGAAATTGCACAGACATAAAAGGCAAAACCAGAAGCAGCGATGAaatgaatgttttcagaaaGGAGTGATTTCGGGCGAGATGGCCGGCGGCCCCATCACTCCAGGAACGAAGGTGTTTTCAGGGGAAGGCACTTTGCAGCACGTTTGAGGGAGGCAGTGTAGTCATGGCGACAGTGCTGTTGGGAGGGGCACTGGGCTGTGGAAGGCCTACAAAAATCactaaacctgtgtgtgtgtgtgtgtgtgtgtgtgtgtgtgtgcgcgtgcgtgcgtgcgtgcgtgcgtgcgtgtgcggtgtgtgtatgtgtgcgtgtgtgtgtgcgcgtgcgtgtgcgcgtgcgcgtgcgtgtgcgtgtgtgtgcgtgtgtgtgcgtgtgtgcgtgtgtgcgtatgtgtgcgtatgtgtgcgtgtgtgtgcgtgtgcgtgtgcgtgtgtgtgtgtgtgtgtgtgcaggaggaggCCATCCCGGAGCTGGAGATCGATGTGGATGAGCTGCTGGACATGCCCAGTGATAAGGAACGTGGCGTCAGGGTCAAGGTACCGCACAGGAGAGGGGCATTCTGGGATTGATGTCACATGATGAGTCAAAGGTCAAGTGATGGCATGTTTCTCACACGCTTCCCTTTGGTCCGCAGGACCTGCTGGTGGACTGCTACAAGCCCACAGACGTACGTTTGTATGCACTTCTTATCCGCTTAAACACACAAAGAGGAAAGCCTGTGGCTAAAGATTCTGGTACTAAGCAGTCACGTTTCCATTTACAAATCTGTACTCAACCACACACTGGGGTTATTGTTGGGCATGACGTGGTCAGACCTGAGTACACACGGCTTTTCCTGAAGGTCTGATCTACTCTGATCCATACTCTACTTCTGTTGCATTCCATGCCTTAAATGGCATGCTGTTTTTAATGTGAGAATGCTAAAGGCTAAAGCCCAAGAAACAGAACATATTTGAAGTAGTACTTTAAAGTCCAATACCATAATcaaatatcattttatttattttttttagagaaGATGAGGTCAAAAATTCAACACTCCCAAATTGTTTTTTGGTGTAGACATACTGTAAAATGCTTTGGGAAGAAATTGGTCCAATTTATGGACAATTACCTTTcacaatttaaaagaaaaatacaattagCATTTCTCTCCATGGAAAATAGTAAAGAAAAAGTAAATAACAGCTTTTTCCCACCTGGCCTAATTACTGTGGGAAGAAGTAATATGATTTTACAGTAATCCAGAGCCACAAACCCGAGagcatgtccacacacacacacacacacactcacactcacactcacactcacactcacactcacactcacactcacactcacactctcgcacacgcgctcacacgcgctcacacgcgcacgcacgcgcacccacacacacgcacacacacgctcacacacgctcacacacgctcacacacactaacatgtctgctgctctctgttgcccacttcctgtttcctgcaggACTTTGTGGCCGCGTTGCTGGAGAAGGTGCGAGGCATGCAGAAACTCAACACCCCCCCCAAAGAAGATCGATCTCACACCCTAATCTCTGACCCAACACCCCTGAATCTCCGGTCCAACACCCCTGAATCTCTGACCCAACACCCCTGAATCTCTGAGCCCAAAACCCTGAATCTTTGACCTCAAGCCCCTGTATCTGTGACGCAAACCCCCTGAATCTTTGACCTCAAGCCCCTGAATCTCTGAGCCCAAAACCCCTGAATCTTTGACCTCAAGCCCCTGAATCTGTGACGCAAACCCCTTGAATCTCTGCCCACATAACCACAACCCCTGAACTGCCGACCCCAATGCTATGACTCCTGACCCCATTCAGCCCTGGCCCTGTAAATCTTGTCTCTTTAAACTCACACCGCTTAATGCTCAACCCCAACCCCTGAATCTGTGAAATGTgcaatcccacaatccctctgtgGTGCTGATGGAGGCTGCAATCCCGTAATGCTGATGTGGTGCTGAGGGCTGCCCGGGGGGACCCCAGCATTCAGGCCTGCTGTTCAGGGGGGACCCCAGCATTCAGGGGGGACCCCAGCATTCAGGCCTGCTGTTCAGGGGGGGGGCCCCAGCATTCAGGCCTGCTGTTCAGGGGGGGGCCCCAGCATTCAGGCCTGCTGTTCAGGGGGGACCCCAGCATTCAGGCCTGCTGTTCAGGGGGGACCCCAGCATTCAGGCCTGCTGTTCAGGGGGGACCCCAGCATTCAGGCCTGCTGTTCAGGGGGGACCACTTTGAGGTCACGGCGACGGATGAGCTGATTGGACACCCGGCAGCACCGCACAGACTGAACACAGGACTGAGTAGGCATAGTGAGTATGCAGGAGTGAGTAGGCACAGTGAGTAAGCAGAGGTCTGAGTAGGAATAGTGAGTAAGCAGGAGTGAGTAGGCACAGTGAGTAAGCAGAGGTCTGAGTAGGAATAGTGAGTAAGCAGAGGACTGAGTAGGCATAGTGAGTAAGCAGAGGACTGAGTAGGCATAGTGAGTATGCAGGAGTGAGTAGGCATAGCTTACTCACTATGCCTACTACAGTCCTCTGCTTACTCACTATTCCTACTCTGACCTCTGCCTACTCACTGTGCCTACTCACTCTTGCTTACTCACTATTCCTACTCAGACCTGCTTACTCACTGTGCCTACTCATCCTGCATACTGAGTATGCAACTCAGTCCTGTGTTCAGACTGTGCGAGTGCTAGCGGGTAGGTCCAATCAGCTAATCCGTCGCCGTGACCTCAAAGTGGTCCCCCCTTGAACAGCAGGCCTGAATGCTGGAGGTCACCCCTGAACCGCAGGCTGAATGCTGGGGTCCCCTCCTGAACAGCAGGCTGATGCTGGGGTCCCCCCCTGAACCGCAGGCTGATGCTGGGGCCCCCCCCTGGAGCCGCAGGTGATGCTGGGGCCCACCCCCTgaaccgcagggtgtgctggggtcctcacacATGATGGTAGGTCCAGGCGAGGGGAGATGAAGGTATAATCAGGTGCTTTACGGGACATGGTCACGCGTGTCTTTATCAACACGTGACCAGCTCAATTATTCTAAATGTTAATATGTTTCCACTGTCTCAGACCTCCCCCCAGGGGTTACTTTTTACAAGATGTAAATTATTCTGTTAAAATGGGCTAAACATACTGAATATTCAAATGTGAGCAGGTTTCATTTTGTATTCTCctgattttgtaaaaaaaaaacaacaacaaaaaaacagctaaaTTTCTTTAGCATCAGAAgccattgttattgttttttatggttttattattttttctaatcAGGTTGTGAGTATGGATTGAACTGGTTTAATACTCTTTGTAAGAGTatgtaaaataaagtaattttGCTAACTAAGTGTTCAGCTTTGATTCAAATCATATGAATACCTTtagaaatgtataaatgtgtttaaaatgtttgctAGTTCCTTACATGAACTCCCCCAGTGTTCAAACATGACACAGTGGGGAAACCATGCAGAACCTTCACACTGGACCTTGTGTCATACTACAGACAGAACCTTCACACTGGACCTTGTGTCATACTACAGACAGAACCTTCACACTGGACCCTGTGACATACTACAGACAGAACCTTCACACTGGACCCTGTGACATACTACAGACAGAACCTTCACACTGGACCCTGTGACATACTACAGACAGAACCTTCACACTGACCCTGTGTCATACTACAGACAGAACCTTCACACTGGACCCTGTGACATACTACAGACAGAACCTTCACACTGGACCCTGTGTAATACTACAGACAGAACCTTCACACTGGACCTGTGTAATACTACAGACAGAACCTTCACACTGGACCCTGTGTAATACTACAGACAGAACCTTCACACTGGACCCTGTGACATACTACAGACAGAACCTTCACACTGGACCCTGTGTAATACTACAGACAGAACCTTCACACTGGACCCTGTGTAATACTACAGACAGAACCTTCACACTGGACCCTGTGACATACTACAGACAGAACCTTCACACTGGACCCTGTGACATACTACAGACAGAACCTTCACACTGGACCCTGTGACATACAACAGACAGCCACTGCagagccgccccccccccccccccaatttccTCAAGTTTCTACCCAACACATTGCCTTAGACTTTTGTGTTACACAaaccaaatacaaatatttgtacttttttatttagtaaaagCCATGggtcagaaaggggggggggggggtcagagagtggggggtcagagagggggggggtcagagaggggggggggtcagaggggggggtcagagagggggggggtcagaaagggggggggtcagagaggggggggtcagagagtggggggtcagagggggggggtcagagagtgggggggtcagaggggggggggtcagagagtgggggtcagagggggggggtcagagagtggggggtcagagggggggggtcagagagggggggggggtcagagaggggggtgggtctGCAGCCCTGGGGGCCTCGTCACATGACTCGTTTCCATTGGCGTCAGATTATGATGGTAcaactgtttaaaataaaaagccacAACTGCAAACCGTAGAGACACCGTTTAGCAAGTGATCcaatttgtttgaaaaaaaaaaaacaaataaaaaaaactttttaaaaggtTATGTAGCAATATTTACTGTACCGTTTTTGCCAATTTTGTTATACTTTTATGcaaatttaataataaaaaaattccaATTTCAAATGTTGACTGACcttctttggagtctgttaccaTGAGAAGCACACGACTTCAGGGGGGAAGCGGATGGAACAAtctgaacacaaaataaaatggctggcACAAGGTTCCAGCCCAAAACAATCTCATAATAACCTAattaaaagtgcaaaataaatataaataagaaCGGACGAGAGCAATCATTATCTTTGCCTTCTGGCATCGACCCATTTGAGTGGCAGCAGCacgaatgaaattaaataatatttcccATTTTGCATATTTTAACTGCAGTGCAGAATGGAAGGAGAGCTCCAGGGGTCACTGGCCAATCACGTTCAAAAGATCAGGCACAAGGTTTTCTGGGCTATACCCATATTTGTTCTGGTCTCATTTGTCACCAAAAACTATGGTTTTGGTTTTGCAAAATGTTGAAATCACTTCCAGTTCCTGCTTTAAACAAACAACTGTGCGTGCCCAGAAGCA encodes the following:
- the LOC133120167 gene encoding protein phosphatase 1 regulatory subunit 14B-like yields the protein MAAVTSAETNPQPRVYFQTPSGTDDAEVPVRKQGRVTVKYDRKELRKRLNLEEWIIGQLTDLYDCEEEAIPELEIDVDELLDMPSDKERGVRVKDLLVDCYKPTDDFVAALLEKVRGMQKLNTPPKEDRSHTLISDPTPLNLRSNTPESLTQHP